The DNA sequence CATCACTTGTTTCGCTTCCTTCGTCTCCATTTGGCTCACCTCGTTTCGCAGTTGGATTTCCTCCGCTTCGGACAACCACAAATATGTTTCAAAAAACCCAAACAACAGCCGCTGCTTCGCCTCATCGAGCTCGAGGCGGACTAGCATGCGCAAAAACTCCTTTTTCACTTCCACCTTCTCGCTTTCATTATACCCCATTTTGCTTAACAAGGCGGCGGCAACCGGATTGTCACGGCGGATGTACTCGCGCCACGGCAGTTTGTGCAGTTCCACCGTCAGAAAGCGGAAGTCAAGAACCATCAAAAATGGAAATTGAATCATCAATGAGGAAGGTTCGTCGTGGCGTTCGTCGTAGCTGAAGATGGCAATCGGGAGGATGCGGCGGCGGTGTTTTTGAAACAAGCGGCTGAAGTAGAGGAACATTCGCTCGGGGAACGTCCGCTGTTTATAGCTTTGATGTTCGACGTGAACGATGACGAGCCCGTCTTCCCCTTTTACCTTTGTTTCGACCAACAAGTCGACGCGGTGCTTCTCCCCGGCTGTCACGTCGGTGAACAGCTCTTCGGAGAGGAAAGAGAGATGGTGAACGTCGATGTGCTCGTACACGTCAGGAAAGAAAAGAAGCAAAAAGTCTTCGAAAAACGTCGACAGCAGCTCCTTGAACAACCGGTCGTGATCGATTCGCTGTTTGGCCACGTTTTCCCTCCTTGCGATATCAAATACATTGCATCCTATTCG is a window from the Geobacillus stearothermophilus ATCC 12980 genome containing:
- a CDS encoding Rpn family recombination-promoting nuclease/putative transposase, giving the protein MAKQRIDHDRLFKELLSTFFEDFLLLFFPDVYEHIDVHHLSFLSEELFTDVTAGEKHRVDLLVETKVKGEDGLVIVHVEHQSYKQRTFPERMFLYFSRLFQKHRRRILPIAIFSYDERHDEPSSLMIQFPFLMVLDFRFLTVELHKLPWREYIRRDNPVAAALLSKMGYNESEKVEVKKEFLRMLVRLELDEAKQRLLFGFFETYLWLSEAEEIQLRNEVSQMETKEAKQVMELIISYEQRGIEKGIQQGVKQGIEQGLKQGIKQGMKQGIEQGRQKGIEEGKIDIAKKMLAKGYDVDTIHELTGLPAEKIEQLKK